One window from the genome of Malus domestica chromosome 01, GDT2T_hap1 encodes:
- the LOC103406493 gene encoding small ribosomal subunit protein uS10y: MAYAAMKPTKPGLEESQEQIHKIRITLSSKNVKNLEKVCTDLVRGAKDKRLRVKGPVRMPTKVLNITTRKSPCGEGTNTWDRFELRVHKRVIDLFSSPDVVKQITSITIEPGVEVEVTIADS, encoded by the exons ATGGCGTATGCAGCGATGAAACCAACGAAGCCGGGACTGGAGGAGTCTCAGGAGCAGATCCACAAGATCAGGATCACTCTTTCCTCCAAGAACGTCAAGAATCTCGAGAAAG TTTGCACTGATCTGGTTCGTGGTGCCAAGGACAAGCGCCTGAGGGTGAAGGGACCCGTGAGGATGCCTACCAAGGTTCTGAACATTACCACCAGGAAGTCTCCTTGTGGTGAAG GTACCAACACATGGGATAGATTTGAGTTGCGTGTCCACAAGAGGGTTATCGACCTGTTCAGCTCACCTGATGTTGTCAAGCAAATTACTTCCATCACAATTGAACCTGGTGTCGAGGTGGAGGTTACAATCGCCGACTCTTAA
- the LOC103439502 gene encoding chloride conductance regulatory protein ICln-like, protein MVAGIKEFTARVERNGVDEPVLDAVNGEELMHVRPGVSIVLGNQPPEFPGTLYISTKQVIWLSDTDKAKGYALDFLSISLHAVSRDPEAYTSPCLYTQIETEDDEDESDGLDSERNGDLDLSKVTEMRLVPSDPNQLDSLFEVFCECAELNPEPIQEGEEEHNWIFSADQLEDEAVEDDSEWPVPQNPSNSIGQSNGDHDLARTVLELQINDQRFEDAEEMEHETDSGRH, encoded by the exons ATGGTAGCAGGGATTAAAGAATTCACTGCTCGAGTTGAAAGAAACGGTGTTGATGAACCAGTTTTGGATGCGGTGAATGGTGAGGAGCTGATGCATGTTCGGCCTGGTGTTTCTATTGTCCTCGGCAATCAGCCCCCTGAGTTCCCTGGCACTCTATATATCTCCACCAA GCAAGTGATTTGGTTGAGTGACACTGACAAGGCGAAAGGTTATGCTTTGGACTTCTTGTCTATATCACTGCACGCTGTATCCAGAGACCCAGAGGCCTACACCTCTCCTTGTTTATACACTCAG ATTGAAACTGAGGATGACGAGGATGAGTCTGATGGTTTGGATTCAGAACGCAATGGTGACTTAGATTTATCCAAGGTCACAGAGATGAGGCTCGTTCCTTCAGATCCTAACCAgt TGGATTCTCTGTTTGAGGTATTTTGTGAGTGTGCTGAGCTTAATCCAGAACCAATTCAAG AAGGGGAAGAAGAGCATAATTGGATTTTTAGCGCCGATCAGTTGGAAGATGAGGCAGTTG AGGACGATTCTGAGTGGCCTGTTCCTCAAAATCCTTCAAACTCAATTGGTCAATCTAACGGGGATCATGACCTAGCTCGTACTGTGCTTGAG CTTCAGATCAACGATCAACGATTTGAGGATGCAGAAGAAATGGAGCATGAAACCGACAGTGGCCGCCATTAA